The Desulfolucanica intricata genome has a segment encoding these proteins:
- the spoIIIAC gene encoding stage III sporulation protein AC: MSDNIDIIFKIAGIGILTAVLHSVLRHAGKEEQAHLATLAGVAIALTWVVQLLGGLFDQVKSVFKLF; this comes from the coding sequence ATGAGTGATAATATCGATATAATTTTTAAAATAGCCGGAATTGGTATTTTAACTGCAGTTCTTCACTCCGTGCTCAGGCATGCCGGGAAAGAAGAGCAAGCCCACCTTGCGACTCTGGCGGGTGTAGCTATTGCTCTGACATGGGTCGTTCAGCTGTTAGGTGGATTGTTTGATCAAGTAAAATCTGTATTTAAGCTATTTTAG
- the spoIIIAE gene encoding stage III sporulation protein AE produces MHKLYVFLLITIFILFPGAVFAEQPVNSPNVEEQLSALDMHQVEQFVQRLDSEIQSAVPHIDFKEMVVNLFKGELDWQPSDLFNNLLAYLFREVVANLALLGKLIVLAIICAILKNLMDAFDRGTTGKLAYGVSYMVLITLAVGSFGLVVNIGREAVDNMVIFMQALLPLLLTLLTAMGGIASAAIAHPIILAATSVIGTLIKNIIFPLIFFAAILSIVSNLSEKFQISKLADLMKTSGLILMGLFSTVFLGILAVQGVAGAVSDGVAIRTAKFASDAFIPVVGGMFSEALEAVISSSLLLKNAIGIAGLIIIFLLTIFPLLKIISVAFIYKLAAALIQPVGDSQMVDCLNGLGNSLLTVFAAVATVGLLFFFTLAIVVGIGDLTVMLR; encoded by the coding sequence GTGCATAAGTTATATGTATTTTTGTTGATTACAATATTTATACTGTTTCCCGGGGCCGTATTTGCTGAGCAGCCAGTAAACTCACCAAATGTAGAAGAACAGCTATCTGCTTTGGACATGCATCAGGTGGAACAGTTCGTCCAGCGGCTGGACAGTGAAATTCAAAGTGCTGTCCCTCATATAGATTTTAAGGAAATGGTTGTCAATCTTTTTAAAGGGGAACTGGATTGGCAGCCGTCAGACTTGTTTAATAACCTATTAGCTTACTTGTTCCGAGAAGTTGTAGCAAATTTAGCTTTATTAGGCAAGCTTATCGTGTTAGCCATTATTTGTGCCATACTTAAAAATCTAATGGATGCATTTGACCGGGGGACTACAGGTAAGCTGGCCTATGGAGTGAGTTATATGGTATTAATCACTCTGGCTGTTGGTTCATTTGGCCTGGTGGTAAATATTGGACGCGAGGCGGTAGACAACATGGTTATTTTTATGCAGGCATTGCTGCCATTACTTTTAACTTTACTTACTGCTATGGGGGGAATAGCTTCTGCTGCTATTGCTCACCCGATTATATTAGCAGCTACAAGTGTTATCGGAACATTAATTAAAAATATTATCTTTCCACTGATATTTTTTGCCGCAATTTTGAGTATAGTTAGTAATTTATCAGAGAAATTTCAGATTTCAAAGTTGGCTGATTTAATGAAAACTTCGGGGTTAATATTGATGGGTTTGTTTTCAACGGTGTTTTTAGGGATCTTAGCTGTACAAGGAGTGGCCGGTGCAGTTTCGGACGGAGTGGCTATCCGTACAGCTAAATTTGCATCTGATGCCTTTATTCCGGTTGTAGGAGGTATGTTTTCTGAAGCCTTAGAAGCAGTAATAAGTTCTTCATTATTATTAAAAAATGCTATCGGTATTGCAGGACTAATTATCATATTCTTGTTAACCATTTTTCCATTATTAAAAATTATTTCTGTAGCCTTTATATATAAACTGGCAGCCGCCTTAATTCAACCGGTGGGGGATAGTCAAATGGTTGACTGTCTAAACGGTTTAGGTAACAGTTTACTTACAGTTTTTGCGGCTGTGGCAACTGTCGGATTATTGTTCTTTTTTACTTTAGCAATTGTTGTTGGAATCGGTGACCTAACGGTAATGCTGCGATGA
- the spoIIIAF gene encoding stage III sporulation protein AF has product MDIIKTLVQNLIIIVVLTVFLEMLLPSGIMRRYVKVVMGLVVVVSVLQTASGLIHKDLNLSVPAIAKLHDNTEIRDITAAGEKLAKQNQSEALNGYQNGIERQVLAIAGLNDELEVVDVEVDIQDNPENKNYGRIQEINLVVTKRTEKEMNNQDSTIPQVEPVSIQVGDKSEEVKSAKEKPLPGQVEKIRETVASFYNLTADQVQVEYQ; this is encoded by the coding sequence ATGGACATAATAAAAACTTTGGTGCAAAATCTAATCATTATTGTAGTATTGACTGTATTTTTGGAGATGCTTTTACCTTCCGGAATTATGCGGCGTTATGTAAAGGTTGTAATGGGTTTAGTGGTTGTAGTTTCTGTGTTGCAGACAGCATCCGGTCTTATTCATAAAGACCTAAACTTGTCTGTACCGGCAATAGCTAAACTACATGATAATACCGAAATTAGGGATATTACAGCTGCAGGCGAAAAATTGGCCAAACAGAACCAGTCCGAAGCCTTAAACGGATACCAAAATGGTATCGAACGTCAGGTGTTAGCTATTGCCGGTTTAAATGATGAATTAGAAGTTGTAGATGTCGAAGTGGATATTCAAGATAATCCGGAAAATAAAAATTACGGACGTATACAGGAGATTAATTTGGTGGTAACAAAACGGACGGAAAAAGAAATGAATAATCAGGATAGCACTATACCACAGGTAGAACCGGTTAGCATTCAAGTTGGTGATAAATCAGAAGAGGTAAAGAGTGCCAAAGAAAAACCTTTACCCGGGCAAGTAGAAAAAATTCGAGAAACTGTAGCAAGCTTTTACAACTTAACAGCTGACCAGGTTCAAGTTGAATATCAATAA
- the spoIIIAA gene encoding stage III sporulation protein AA, whose amino-acid sequence MTGFKALKIDNGVEMKSLPASSINNILAVLPENIRRLIENIPETQIDRMEELRLRHNLPLIIVLDGKDYFVSRNGKITLSQEQIYTVSSSDMQRVIQLISGSSIYALEEELRNGYITIAGGHRVGICGRVVTEKGKVRTMKHISSINIRISREVLGAASKILPYVVDQYTGLVNHIMLVSPPRCGKTTILRDLIRQLSEGIPSLNFPGVTVGVVDERSEIAGCYYGIPQKDLGIRTDVLDACPKAEGMMMLLRAMSPQVIATDEIGRMEDVQALEEVINAGVKVITTVHGSSLAELIQRPALKYLINLKTIDRFIILGRSRGVGTIEDIVDGPTLKSMGVRNC is encoded by the coding sequence TTGGCTGTATTGCCTGAGAATATTCGCCGCTTAATTGAAAATATACCTGAAACACAAATAGATAGGATGGAAGAACTGCGGTTAAGACATAATTTACCGCTAATTATTGTATTGGATGGTAAAGATTATTTTGTAAGTAGAAACGGGAAAATAACTTTATCCCAGGAACAGATATATACAGTTTCTTCCTCCGATATGCAAAGAGTTATTCAGTTAATCAGTGGGTCATCAATTTATGCCTTGGAAGAGGAATTAAGAAATGGGTATATAACGATAGCCGGTGGACATCGCGTAGGAATTTGCGGCCGGGTTGTGACAGAAAAAGGGAAGGTAAGAACGATGAAACATATTAGCTCGATAAACATTCGGATATCCAGAGAGGTGCTGGGGGCAGCAAGTAAAATTTTACCCTACGTGGTTGATCAGTATACCGGATTGGTAAATCACATCATGCTGGTTTCTCCGCCCCGCTGCGGAAAAACCACTATCCTTCGAGATTTGATAAGACAGTTAAGTGAAGGAATACCTTCGCTTAATTTTCCCGGTGTTACTGTTGGAGTAGTGGACGAACGATCTGAAATAGCAGGTTGCTATTATGGAATTCCTCAAAAAGATTTGGGAATACGTACAGATGTTTTAGATGCTTGTCCTAAGGCTGAAGGAATGATGATGCTTTTACGAGCCATGAGCCCACAGGTTATTGCTACTGATGAGATTGGACGGATGGAGGATGTACAGGCCCTGGAGGAGGTTATTAATGCCGGAGTAAAGGTAATCACAACAGTACATGGTTCTTCATTAGCCGAGCTGATTCAACGCCCGGCTTTAAAATATCTTATAAATTTAAAAACCATTGACCGTTTTATTATTCTTGGACGTTCCCGTGGCGTTGGGACAATTGAGGATATTGTTGACGGTCCTACTCTGAAATCAATGGGGGTGAGAAATTGTTAA
- the spoIIIAB gene encoding stage III sporulation protein SpoIIIAB produces MLKIFGSVLIVLACGLSGLAIAKNYIRRPHELRCLQSALQMLETEISYAASPLAEAMEIIAARCDKHVAMLFLRAKDELSSMSGYTAKEAWDKSLDAFYPQTALNQTDLSILRSLGGTLGISDREDQIKHLRLSRAQLKAEMDKADELARRNVKLWNYLGFSGGIVIVLILF; encoded by the coding sequence TTGTTAAAAATATTTGGCTCCGTACTTATTGTATTAGCATGTGGGTTATCGGGACTGGCTATTGCTAAAAACTATATTCGCCGCCCACATGAACTGCGCTGTTTACAATCCGCCTTACAAATGTTGGAGACTGAAATATCTTATGCTGCCTCTCCACTTGCCGAAGCAATGGAGATTATAGCGGCCCGTTGTGACAAACATGTAGCGATGCTGTTTTTGCGAGCCAAAGATGAACTTAGTTCAATGTCCGGGTATACGGCAAAGGAAGCTTGGGATAAATCATTGGATGCTTTTTACCCACAAACTGCACTTAATCAAACGGATCTTTCGATTTTACGCAGCTTGGGAGGTACTTTAGGCATATCAGACCGGGAGGATCAAATTAAGCACTTGCGCTTATCAAGAGCGCAGCTAAAGGCAGAAATGGATAAAGCGGATGAACTGGCCAGGCGCAACGTTAAATTATGGAATTATCTGGGTTTTTCTGGCGGTATAGTAATAGTTCTTATTCTTTTTTAA
- the spoIIIAD gene encoding stage III sporulation protein AD, translating into MEILQIVGLGIIGAILAVILRQQKPELALLLSIGVGVLIFLMVINQITAVFGTLRDLASQANISMVYVGTILKIVGIAYIADFGAQICRDSGEGALASKIEFAAKILVLVMAVPIIVAVLQALLKLVP; encoded by the coding sequence ATGGAAATTCTACAAATTGTCGGCTTAGGGATAATAGGAGCAATTCTAGCTGTTATCCTGCGGCAGCAAAAGCCCGAGCTTGCTTTACTGCTTAGTATTGGAGTCGGGGTCCTGATATTTTTAATGGTGATTAACCAGATTACAGCTGTGTTTGGTACCCTGCGCGATTTAGCTTCACAGGCCAATATAAGTATGGTATACGTTGGCACTATCCTAAAAATAGTCGGAATAGCATATATTGCTGATTTCGGTGCTCAAATATGCAGGGATTCCGGTGAGGGGGCATTAGCCTCAAAAATAGAATTTGCAGCAAAAATTTTGGTATTAGTTATGGCTGTACCGATTATTGTAGCAGTTTTGCAGGCCTTATTAAAATTAGTGCCTTAA